One window of Phycisphaerae bacterium genomic DNA carries:
- a CDS encoding metallophosphoesterase has translation MGICFFVSDLHGRLDRYRKLFDALARERPQAVFLGGDLLPSGGRSLWTHAADFDDFLQDFVQASLRQLQAFLGPAYPRVFAILGNDDPRAAEPALTVGEVAGVWEHVHARHVTLGGFDVYGYACVPPTPFRLKDWERYDVSRFVEPGCLAPEEGLHTVLVPEHELQCGTIQADLDELTGVHALTRAIFLFHSPPYQTKLDRAALDGRSVDHAPLDVHVGSVAIRRFIETRQPRITLHGHVHESARLTGAWQDRIGDTYCFSAAHDGPELALVRFDPADPARATRTLL, from the coding sequence ATGGGCATCTGCTTCTTTGTGAGCGACCTGCACGGCCGGCTGGACCGGTATCGCAAGTTGTTCGACGCACTGGCACGCGAGCGACCCCAGGCCGTGTTTCTCGGGGGCGACTTGCTGCCGAGCGGCGGCCGGTCGTTGTGGACTCACGCTGCCGATTTCGACGACTTCCTGCAGGACTTCGTCCAGGCGTCACTGCGCCAATTGCAGGCGTTTCTCGGGCCGGCGTATCCGCGCGTGTTCGCGATCCTGGGCAATGACGATCCGCGGGCCGCCGAGCCGGCGCTCACGGTGGGGGAGGTGGCGGGCGTCTGGGAGCACGTCCACGCCCGTCACGTCACGCTGGGCGGGTTCGACGTCTATGGTTACGCCTGCGTACCACCCACGCCGTTTAGACTGAAGGACTGGGAGCGCTACGACGTATCGCGTTTTGTCGAGCCGGGCTGCCTGGCGCCGGAGGAGGGGCTGCACACTGTGCTGGTGCCGGAGCACGAGCTGCAGTGCGGGACGATCCAGGCGGACCTGGATGAGCTCACCGGTGTGCACGCTCTGACGCGGGCGATCTTCCTGTTCCATTCACCGCCCTACCAGACGAAGCTGGACCGGGCGGCGCTCGATGGTCGCAGCGTGGACCATGCGCCGCTGGATGTGCATGTGGGGAGCGTCGCGATCCGGCGGTTCATCGAGACGCGCCAGCCGCGGATCACGCTGCACGGGCACGTGCATGAGTCCGCGCGGCTCACGGGGGCCTGGCAGGACCGCATCGGCGACACGTATTGCTTCTCGGCGGCCCACGACGGCCCGGAGCTGGCCCTCGTGCGGTTCGATCCCGCCGACCCCGCGCGGGCCACGCGGACACTGCTGTAG
- a CDS encoding GNAT family N-acetyltransferase, whose protein sequence is MSMDADSARDGPRLRTARLELVASTGALACADAARDYATLSRLLTATIPADWPPALTLDVLDFFAQTLTAHPEQVGWWGWFIVRTGTTPAERVLIGGIGFKGPPTPEGTVEMGYSVLPAFERHGYATEAARALMGWVFADTRVARVVAETLPDGIASQRVLVKLGLQLAGPGCEAGTLQFKLDRADYRTQ, encoded by the coding sequence GTGTCCATGGACGCGGATTCAGCGCGCGACGGCCCGCGCCTGCGGACCGCCCGTCTGGAACTTGTCGCCAGCACGGGCGCGCTGGCCTGCGCGGACGCCGCCCGCGACTACGCGACCCTGTCCCGGCTCCTGACGGCGACCATCCCGGCCGACTGGCCGCCGGCGTTGACGCTCGATGTGCTGGATTTCTTCGCGCAGACGCTGACGGCGCACCCGGAGCAGGTCGGCTGGTGGGGCTGGTTCATCGTTCGGACGGGTACCACGCCGGCCGAGCGTGTCCTCATCGGCGGCATCGGCTTCAAGGGGCCGCCGACACCGGAGGGGACGGTCGAGATGGGCTATTCGGTGCTGCCGGCGTTCGAGCGGCACGGCTATGCAACGGAGGCGGCGCGGGCCCTCATGGGCTGGGTGTTCGCCGATACCCGTGTGGCGCGCGTCGTGGCCGAGACGCTGCCGGACGGCATCGCCTCGCAGCGCGTGCTCGTCAAGCTCGGCCTCCAGCTGGCCGGCCCGGGCTGCGAGGCGGGGACACTGCAGTTCAAGCTCGACCGTGCGGACTACCGCACGCAGTAA
- a CDS encoding calcineurin-like phosphoesterase family protein: MRRIVSVLGLVAGSGWLCGCATPGRPTPAAAETPAGPVATGFVFDDANGNGVRDAGEKGLARMRVSNGRDVVLTDGHGAYRLPIDDDTILFVIKPRGWMTPVDPFNQPRFYYIHKPQGTPALNYPGVAPTGPLPASVDFALRRQAEPDRFQVLLFGDTQTASIEDVNDFAHDIVEPASGTPAGLGISLGDLVHEKPALRAPLSGAIAQLGIPWYNVLGNHDMDYAAPDDQHSDANFERTYGPAYYSFDYGPVHFIVLDDVIWHGATAEKKGHYTAGLGAAQLEFLRNDLELVPREQLVVLTMHIPMVQIAERKELYALLAEHPHTVSFSGHTHDYRHWFIDARDGWPGATPHHHTTVGATCGSWWNGALDEVGIPHATMADGVPNNWCMVTFAGHDHAVEYRAARRPADYQMNIYAPDAVPAAQAGQTEVLVNVFAGSERSTVEMRCVDGAWTPLERVEREDPYYVELKESEKATPPPKGRKLPKPDKTKHIWRGVLPAGLSAGTHLIEVRTTDVYGQTSLGRRIIRLE; this comes from the coding sequence ATGCGGCGGATTGTGAGCGTACTGGGTCTGGTGGCGGGGAGCGGGTGGCTTTGCGGTTGCGCCACGCCGGGCCGGCCGACGCCCGCCGCGGCCGAGACGCCCGCCGGCCCCGTGGCTACGGGTTTTGTATTCGATGATGCGAACGGCAACGGCGTACGTGATGCCGGCGAGAAGGGCCTGGCACGCATGCGCGTCTCGAACGGGCGCGACGTGGTGCTGACCGACGGGCACGGTGCGTACCGGCTGCCGATCGACGACGACACGATTCTCTTCGTGATCAAGCCGCGCGGCTGGATGACGCCGGTCGATCCGTTCAACCAGCCACGGTTCTACTATATTCATAAGCCCCAGGGCACGCCGGCGTTGAATTATCCGGGTGTCGCGCCCACCGGGCCACTGCCGGCCAGCGTCGATTTTGCGCTGCGGCGACAAGCGGAACCGGACCGTTTCCAGGTGCTCTTGTTCGGCGATACGCAGACGGCTTCGATCGAGGATGTGAACGACTTTGCGCACGACATCGTGGAGCCGGCGAGCGGGACGCCGGCCGGGCTGGGTATTTCGCTGGGCGACCTGGTGCACGAGAAGCCGGCGCTGCGGGCGCCGCTGAGTGGCGCCATCGCGCAGCTCGGTATTCCCTGGTACAACGTGCTCGGTAATCACGACATGGACTACGCCGCCCCGGACGACCAGCACTCGGACGCCAATTTTGAGCGGACCTACGGGCCGGCGTATTACTCGTTCGACTACGGCCCGGTGCATTTCATCGTGCTGGATGATGTGATCTGGCACGGCGCGACAGCGGAGAAGAAGGGGCATTACACGGCGGGCCTGGGGGCGGCGCAGCTCGAGTTCCTGCGCAACGACCTGGAGCTGGTGCCGCGTGAGCAGCTCGTCGTACTGACGATGCACATTCCGATGGTGCAGATCGCGGAGCGCAAGGAGTTGTACGCGCTGCTGGCGGAGCACCCGCACACGGTGTCCTTCTCCGGGCACACGCACGACTACCGACACTGGTTCATCGATGCGCGCGACGGCTGGCCCGGCGCGACGCCGCATCATCACACGACGGTCGGCGCGACGTGCGGAAGCTGGTGGAATGGCGCGCTGGACGAGGTGGGAATCCCGCACGCGACGATGGCGGACGGTGTGCCAAACAACTGGTGTATGGTGACGTTTGCCGGCCACGACCACGCCGTGGAGTATCGCGCGGCCCGGCGCCCGGCCGATTACCAGATGAACATCTACGCGCCCGACGCCGTGCCGGCCGCGCAGGCGGGGCAGACGGAAGTCCTCGTGAACGTGTTTGCGGGCTCGGAGCGCTCGACCGTCGAGATGCGCTGTGTAGACGGGGCGTGGACGCCGCTGGAACGCGTCGAGCGCGAGGATCCGTACTATGTGGAGTTGAAGGAATCGGAAAAGGCCACGCCGCCGCCGAAGGGGCGCAAGTTGCCGAAACCGGACAAGACGAAGCACATCTGGCGCGGCGTGCTGCCCGCGGGCCTCTCCGCCGGCACCCACCTGATCGAGGTGCGCACGACGGATGTGTACGGGCAGACATCCCTGGGGCGGCGGATTATCCGCCTCGAGTGA
- a CDS encoding M1 family metallopeptidase — MLSSEQNRCVLAVVLGLGLAVAAAAQVVDERLPVGCGKAHALAQRMAAAEAQQAERAEYEAHVAAGLREALEDTDLLHCALALEILPAQYDNLVGTNTMTVQSKSAALTQFSFRLRRQFVIDSALINGTTPVSVTMLSDTTRVATLDRAYGLDEVFTLAVTYHGHAESRGFGSIEFDTHNGADIVYTLSEPYYAYTWWPVKDGDFGLAGDNGDKFTLDLALTAPETMVTASNGVLQSIDTLAGFRQRYNWSSDYPVATYLVCFSSTNYNTWSLDYVPLAGGTMPVLFYIYPESDTPANRAAWGQVVQMMYTLRDLYGEYPFVNEKYGIYECQFGGGMEHQTFTAQGTFAEWVTVHELSHQWWGDMVTCKTWNDIWLNEGFATYAEGLWAEFKPGSPGLPALKSTMAAKKYTGAGSVYVTDAELGSLYSIFDTNTSYNKGGWVVHMLRHVLGDDDFFAMLAAYRAAHEYGAATTADLQAVCESFYGASLDWFFQEWIYGERAPAYAYGWSTVNVAGQDYLLLYVDQTQSASYQRFTMPIDIVVNGTTYKIFDSADPQHFVIPIPAPATTVQFDPDAWVLWSTVSNTSYVAGPPKIVAMTPAPGDMLPPSPAASTLAVTFHTNVSTAAGNYALVGASTGAQPVGFAYNSATYTATLTTAGPLPPDTYTLTVSDALTAVNSGQHLDGEIADPADPASLPSGNGVAGGAATLSFTVAYPRGDLNCDGVVNFSDINPFVLYLSNFPVWQTTYAGCPAVNGDIDGNGVYPSFGDINPFVTLLSNPG, encoded by the coding sequence ATGTTGTCCAGTGAGCAAAATCGTTGCGTTCTGGCGGTCGTTCTGGGGTTGGGGCTGGCCGTCGCGGCCGCGGCGCAGGTGGTGGACGAGCGACTCCCCGTCGGGTGTGGCAAGGCGCACGCGCTGGCGCAGCGGATGGCGGCAGCGGAAGCGCAACAGGCCGAGCGGGCGGAATACGAGGCCCACGTCGCCGCGGGGCTGCGCGAGGCGCTGGAGGATACGGACCTGCTGCATTGCGCGCTGGCCCTGGAGATTCTCCCAGCCCAGTACGACAACCTGGTCGGCACGAACACGATGACCGTTCAGAGCAAGTCGGCGGCGCTCACGCAGTTCTCATTCCGGCTGCGCAGACAATTCGTCATTGACAGCGCGCTCATCAACGGGACCACGCCGGTTAGCGTGACCATGCTGTCCGACACAACGCGCGTAGCGACGCTCGACCGCGCCTACGGGCTGGACGAGGTGTTCACGCTGGCGGTGACGTATCACGGGCATGCGGAGTCGCGCGGCTTCGGCTCGATCGAGTTCGACACGCACAACGGGGCGGACATCGTCTACACGCTCAGCGAGCCCTACTACGCGTACACCTGGTGGCCGGTGAAGGACGGGGACTTCGGCCTGGCGGGTGACAACGGCGACAAGTTCACGCTGGACCTGGCGCTGACGGCGCCGGAGACGATGGTTACGGCGTCAAACGGCGTGCTGCAGAGTATCGACACGCTGGCCGGGTTCCGCCAGCGCTACAACTGGTCGAGCGACTACCCCGTCGCCACGTACCTCGTGTGCTTCTCGTCGACGAACTACAACACCTGGTCGCTGGATTACGTGCCGCTGGCCGGCGGAACGATGCCCGTGCTCTTCTACATCTACCCGGAAAGCGACACGCCGGCGAACCGGGCGGCGTGGGGGCAGGTCGTGCAGATGATGTACACGCTGCGCGACCTGTATGGCGAGTACCCGTTCGTGAACGAGAAGTATGGCATTTATGAGTGCCAGTTCGGCGGCGGGATGGAGCACCAGACCTTCACGGCGCAAGGTACGTTCGCCGAGTGGGTGACGGTCCACGAACTGAGCCACCAGTGGTGGGGCGACATGGTGACCTGCAAGACGTGGAACGACATCTGGCTCAACGAGGGCTTCGCGACGTACGCCGAGGGGCTCTGGGCCGAGTTCAAGCCCGGCAGCCCGGGCCTGCCGGCGCTGAAGAGCACGATGGCGGCGAAGAAGTACACCGGCGCAGGCAGCGTGTATGTGACCGACGCCGAGCTGGGCAGCCTGTACAGCATCTTCGACACCAACACGAGCTACAACAAGGGCGGCTGGGTGGTGCACATGCTGCGGCATGTGCTCGGCGACGACGACTTCTTCGCCATGCTGGCGGCGTACCGGGCCGCGCACGAGTACGGCGCCGCGACCACCGCGGACCTGCAGGCCGTGTGCGAGTCGTTCTACGGGGCCAGCCTGGACTGGTTCTTCCAGGAGTGGATCTACGGTGAGCGTGCTCCGGCGTACGCGTACGGATGGTCCACGGTCAACGTCGCGGGTCAGGACTACCTGCTGCTGTATGTGGATCAGACGCAGTCGGCATCGTATCAGCGATTCACGATGCCGATCGACATCGTCGTGAACGGCACGACCTACAAGATCTTCGACAGCGCCGATCCGCAGCACTTCGTCATTCCGATCCCCGCGCCGGCGACGACGGTGCAGTTCGACCCCGATGCGTGGGTGCTGTGGAGCACGGTCAGCAACACGAGCTACGTCGCCGGTCCGCCGAAGATCGTGGCGATGACGCCGGCGCCGGGGGATATGCTGCCTCCCAGCCCGGCCGCGAGTACGCTGGCGGTCACGTTCCACACGAACGTCAGCACGGCGGCGGGCAATTACGCGCTCGTCGGCGCCAGCACCGGGGCGCAGCCGGTCGGTTTCGCGTACAACAGCGCGACCTACACGGCGACGCTCACGACTGCAGGCCCCTTGCCGCCGGACACGTACACGCTGACCGTCAGCGACGCGCTGACGGCGGTGAACAGCGGGCAGCACCTGGACGGTGAGATTGCCGACCCGGCGGACCCGGCGTCGCTGCCGTCGGGTAATGGTGTGGCGGGCGGCGCGGCGACGCTGTCGTTCACGGTGGCCTATCCGCGCGGCGACCTGAATTGCGACGGCGTCGTGAATTTCAGCGACATCAATCCCTTCGTGCTCTACCTGTCGAACTTCCCGGTGTGGCAGACGACGTACGCCGGCTGCCCGGCGGTCAACGGCGACATCGACGGCAACGGCGTATATCCCTCGTTCGGCGACATCAATCCGTTCGTGACGCTGCTGTCGAATCCAGGATAG
- a CDS encoding protein kinase has protein sequence MPRASGLGADDQERLDWVFEQAVERIEEGLPVDPREWLDDRPDLLAEAERLIRLAQQVAVGQSRLMPTMPGYTILGELGQGGMGTVYLARQERVGGRPVALKVLAPAIAQSASARDRFRSEARAIARLRHPNIVAVHDVVHELGVFAYAMEWVDGKTLAELIAHLQQVSHDPTLADVRVLLCSPPAALAQGTLTTFVCQIGVAIARALGVVHRAGLLHRDVKPANILLRRDGTPLLSDFGLARELDNPALTLTGHFVGTPAFAAPEQLRGAGAALDARTDVYGLGVTLYHALALRLPFESATGSELLRKIEAGAATPLREVNPRVTVDLQTIVAKAMDADPARRYATADELADDLERLLHLQPIKARPAGLITRTIKLARRNRGTVIGSVLGVVAALALAMLIGGYVFMVPRWVERHVSEARLGLLDPNRNDAIFVTVYWRGAPGKRTPAAGDFLRAELASYRAALRLQPANTALRLERDIVQLARDLCVHPDQTPVWPPSLRTSAPLACAYAQGWSACDAFPQLEPQELEHAAALELRAVGLLAYLCHDVDTCLQAWSQMDLLTDPDPLVEASLGQLYLLLDQPARAYPRLRNAFRAFPGAGFLCVNLADAALQCGDYAKAEALLRQARSLGRLDSTLGLVRVDADLYAATGRDDLALAIWTSQANAQVVTQCHYARYLESRGDLEGATRAYGFAGSAGRYRQAWNGFQRVAPPWWNGLTPDLRWQTLRASLDESPEGRNGRSSLPRILTDYVQYAMLPTPARQTVAVPETGSLDAIALGLQAPAAFGVRWGFAAYPCWLKDVHATVLLSPWPVGGSLTVAAVDAVGRRLGLPGWPRAELPRTTGGG, from the coding sequence ATGCCGCGCGCGTCGGGCTTGGGTGCCGACGACCAGGAACGCCTTGACTGGGTTTTTGAGCAGGCGGTCGAGCGGATCGAGGAGGGGTTGCCGGTCGATCCGCGCGAGTGGCTGGATGATCGGCCGGACCTGCTGGCGGAGGCGGAACGGCTCATTCGCCTGGCGCAACAGGTGGCGGTCGGGCAAAGCCGACTGATGCCGACCATGCCCGGCTACACGATCCTTGGCGAGCTCGGGCAGGGCGGGATGGGCACGGTCTACCTCGCGCGGCAGGAGCGCGTCGGCGGCCGGCCGGTCGCGCTGAAAGTGCTGGCTCCCGCGATTGCGCAATCCGCGTCGGCCCGCGATCGTTTTCGCAGCGAGGCCCGCGCCATTGCCCGGCTGCGGCACCCGAACATCGTGGCCGTGCACGACGTCGTGCACGAGCTGGGCGTCTTTGCCTACGCGATGGAATGGGTTGACGGCAAGACGCTCGCGGAGCTGATCGCGCACCTCCAGCAGGTGTCTCACGACCCGACCCTGGCGGATGTGCGGGTGCTGCTCTGCAGTCCGCCGGCGGCGCTGGCGCAAGGAACGCTGACGACCTTTGTCTGTCAGATCGGCGTGGCGATCGCCCGCGCGCTGGGTGTGGTGCACCGCGCCGGTCTGCTCCACCGCGACGTGAAGCCGGCCAACATCCTGCTCCGCCGCGACGGTACGCCGCTGCTGTCCGACTTCGGTCTGGCGCGCGAGCTCGACAACCCGGCGTTGACGCTGACGGGGCATTTCGTGGGCACGCCGGCGTTCGCGGCGCCAGAGCAACTGCGCGGGGCCGGTGCGGCGCTGGACGCCCGCACGGATGTCTACGGCCTGGGCGTGACGCTGTATCACGCGCTGGCGTTGCGGCTGCCGTTCGAGAGTGCGACGGGGTCCGAGTTGCTGCGCAAGATCGAGGCCGGCGCCGCCACGCCGCTGCGGGAGGTGAACCCGCGCGTGACCGTGGACCTGCAGACGATCGTCGCGAAAGCGATGGACGCCGACCCCGCGCGGCGCTACGCGACGGCGGACGAGCTGGCGGACGATCTGGAGCGGCTGCTGCACCTGCAGCCGATCAAGGCCCGGCCCGCGGGCCTGATCACGCGGACGATCAAGCTGGCGCGGCGTAATCGCGGGACGGTGATTGGCTCGGTGCTCGGCGTTGTCGCGGCGCTGGCCCTCGCCATGCTGATCGGCGGCTATGTGTTCATGGTGCCGCGCTGGGTCGAGCGGCACGTGAGCGAAGCGCGGCTGGGCCTGCTCGATCCGAATCGCAACGACGCAATCTTCGTCACCGTGTATTGGCGGGGCGCGCCGGGGAAGCGCACCCCGGCGGCCGGCGACTTCCTGCGCGCCGAACTGGCCAGCTATCGGGCAGCGCTGCGCCTTCAGCCGGCGAACACGGCCCTGCGTCTGGAGCGCGATATCGTCCAGTTGGCGCGCGACTTGTGTGTCCACCCGGACCAGACACCGGTCTGGCCACCGAGCTTGCGGACCAGCGCGCCGCTTGCGTGCGCGTATGCCCAGGGCTGGTCTGCGTGCGATGCCTTTCCGCAGTTGGAGCCGCAAGAGTTGGAGCACGCCGCGGCGCTGGAACTCCGCGCCGTTGGGCTGCTGGCGTACCTGTGCCACGACGTCGACACCTGCCTGCAGGCCTGGTCGCAGATGGACCTGCTGACCGATCCCGATCCGCTCGTGGAAGCGTCGCTCGGGCAGCTTTATCTGCTGCTGGATCAGCCGGCCCGCGCATATCCGCGACTGCGGAACGCGTTTCGCGCGTTTCCCGGCGCCGGCTTTCTGTGCGTCAATCTCGCCGATGCGGCGCTGCAGTGTGGAGATTACGCCAAAGCGGAAGCCTTGTTGCGGCAGGCCCGCAGCCTGGGCCGGTTGGATTCCACGTTGGGGCTGGTGCGGGTGGACGCCGACCTCTACGCCGCCACGGGGCGCGATGACCTGGCCCTGGCCATCTGGACGTCGCAGGCCAATGCGCAGGTGGTCACGCAGTGCCACTACGCGCGGTACCTTGAGTCGCGTGGCGACCTTGAAGGGGCAACACGCGCCTACGGCTTCGCCGGCTCTGCCGGTCGTTACCGTCAGGCGTGGAATGGTTTCCAGCGCGTCGCTCCGCCTTGGTGGAATGGGCTGACTCCGGATCTCCGCTGGCAGACACTCCGCGCTTCGCTGGACGAATCGCCCGAGGGCCGCAACGGTCGGAGTTCTCTGCCACGGATCCTCACGGACTATGTTCAGTACGCGATGTTGCCAACCCCGGCCAGGCAAACCGTGGCCGTGCCGGAGACAGGCTCACTCGACGCGATCGCCCTCGGCCTGCAGGCGCCGGCGGCCTTTGGAGTACGGTGGGGGTTCGCTGCTTATCCCTGCTGGCTGAAAGACGTACATGCCACCGTGCTGCTTTCGCCTTGGCCGGTCGGTGGCTCGCTGACCGTGGCGGCTGTGGATGCTGTTGGCCGCCGGCTGGGTCTGCCCGGTTGGCCGCGTGCTGAACTGCCCAGGACGACTGGCGGTGGGTAG
- a CDS encoding sigma-70 family RNA polymerase sigma factor: MVGPHDNPLLTDSPGAWDRLLEAVGPAALLAVIELRMSTALKRQYPAEDVLQEALLHAWRDRTRHEWRGVRSFRNWLLTIIDHRIQDLADRSAAQKRGGDTPAVEFSALTASGTRSALLPWDSTTPSRIAVYREQAAAMRGALERLPDDVRDVVRLRLLEQLPVEEIAQRLQLGASAVRHRFRRGAELYQKHLMAELATRSQSISPEAARVLLAESSPER; encoded by the coding sequence ATGGTGGGGCCGCACGACAATCCGCTGCTGACTGATTCTCCTGGTGCCTGGGACCGGCTGCTCGAAGCCGTCGGGCCCGCCGCGCTGCTGGCCGTCATCGAATTGCGGATGAGTACTGCGCTCAAACGCCAGTACCCTGCCGAGGACGTGCTCCAGGAGGCTCTCCTGCACGCCTGGCGTGACCGCACGCGCCACGAGTGGCGGGGCGTCCGCAGCTTCCGCAACTGGCTGCTGACCATCATCGACCACCGCATCCAGGATCTCGCCGACCGCAGCGCCGCCCAGAAGCGCGGCGGCGATACCCCGGCGGTCGAGTTCTCGGCGCTGACCGCCAGCGGCACCCGGAGCGCCCTGTTGCCGTGGGACTCCACCACGCCCAGCCGCATCGCCGTGTACCGCGAGCAGGCGGCGGCGATGCGGGGAGCGCTGGAACGGCTGCCGGACGACGTGCGGGACGTGGTCCGGCTGCGCTTGCTCGAACAGTTGCCGGTCGAGGAAATCGCCCAGCGCCTGCAACTGGGCGCATCAGCCGTGCGGCACCGGTTCCGACGCGGGGCGGAACTCTATCAAAAGCACCTCATGGCGGAGCTGGCCACGCGCTCGCAGAGCATTTCGCCGGAAGCCGCGCGCGTCCTGCTCGCCGAATCCTCTCCAGAGAGATGA